A stretch of the Aegilops tauschii subsp. strangulata cultivar AL8/78 chromosome 4, Aet v6.0, whole genome shotgun sequence genome encodes the following:
- the LOC109757770 gene encoding probable transcriptional regulator RABBIT EARS, producing the protein MQASHTDVLISLSSSSQLTALSSPTPIIQARKLRGEALTCADLDSKTGKQSMEQLAKCRGIPAWAAAYASDPSSSSWEERAFARDAAADLLVWPPRSYSCTFCQREFRSAQALGGHMNVHRRDRARLRHGDDDQAQQEQADEPHEDDSTSAMYKQLELFRNPSTTTPSSHLSTINKERNNNKVAVSIAVRDQEAADHQYDNRQDLELSGRRRVNQAPVALASPYEQGAFLDHSKVIMKTISNPSSSSLNPHVDQGEVDLYLKKQGLVDLELRLGANPNVASHAT; encoded by the coding sequence ATGCAAGCTAGTCATACAGACGTGCTCATCTCCCTTTCTTCATCTTCCCAGCTCACTGCTCTCTCCTCTCCAACTCCAATCATCCAAGCTCGCAAGCTACGAGGGGAGGCTCTCACCTGCGCAGATCTGGATAGCAAAACCGGGAAGCAATCAATGGAGCAACTAGCCAAGTGCAGGGGCATCCCAGCTTGGGCGGCGGCGTACGCCAGCGATCCGTCCTCGTCCTCATGGGAGGAGCGGGCCTTCGCACGCGATGCCGCGGCCGACCTGCTGGTGTGGCCGCCGCGCTCCTACTCCTGCACCTTCTGCCAACGCGAGTTCCGCTCGGCCCAGGCGCTCGGCGGCCACATGAATGTGCACCGCCGAGACAGGGCACGTCTCCGTCATGGCGACGACGACCAAGCCCAACAAGAACAAGCTGATGAACCGCACGAGGACGACTCTACCAGTGCGATGTACAAGCAGCTAGAGCTATTCCGTAACCCTAGTACCACCACTCCTTCTTCCCACCTATCAACCATCAACAAGGAGAGGAATAACAACAAGGTCGCCGTCTCCATAGCAGTGAGAGATCAAGAAGCTGCAGATCACCAGTACGATAACAGACAGGATTTGGAATTGTCGGGGAGGAGGCGTGTAAATCAGGCGCCGGTGGCCCTTGCCTCGCCATATGAACAAGGGGCCTTCCTTGATCATTCCAAGGTAATTATGAAAACAATCTCAAACCCTAGTAGTTCTAGTCTTAATCCCCATGTGGATCAAGGAGAAGTAGATCTGTACCTCAAGAAACAAGGACTGGTAGATCTAGAGCTTAGGCTTGGGGCTAATCCAAATGTTGCATCACACGCAACTTAG
- the LOC109757768 gene encoding uncharacterized protein, giving the protein MSICRLGASDFRGVRERRSGAFSAEIWFREKRLVLGTFDTAEEAARAHDAAAWRLLRPRRDMNFPNVSSQRAQELAPLPRLFTHEDRRVHRRQQCRVAIAEKDMEALVVWRGGFPQDIVDERQFYKQLRSERDARRRERAAYQEDKRSRKQAAQLKLKLRETSGWDFEDEQLADAYLQTSEEDIIESESESDD; this is encoded by the coding sequence ATGTCGATCTGCCGCCTGGGCGCTTCGGATTTTCGCGGAGTCCGCGAGCGccgctccggcgccttctccgcCGAGATCTGGTTTCGCGAGAAACGTCTCGTCCTCGGCACCTTCGACACCGCAGAGGAGGCGGCCCGCGCgcacgacgcggcggcgtggcgcctcctgCGGCCTCGTCGGGATATGAATTTTCCCAACGTGTCGAGCCAGCGGGCGCAGGAACTGGCGCCTCTCCCGCGGCTTTTCACCCACGAGGATCGTCGTGTCCACCGGAGGCAGCAGTGTCGCGTCGCCATCGCAGAGAAGGACATGGAAGCCTTGGTGGTGTGGCGCGGAGGCTTCCCACAGGACATCGTCGACGAGCGCCAGTTCTACAAGCAATTGAGATCGGAGAGGGACGCGAGGAGGagggagcgagccgcctatcagGAGGACAAGCGTTCGCGGAAGCAGGCAGCTCAATTGAAACTGAAGCTACGAGAAACATCGGGTTGGGACTTTGAAGACGAGCAGCTTGCTGACGCCTACcttcagacgtcggaggaggacattatCGAGTCGGAGTCAGAAAGCGACGACTAG